The following proteins are encoded in a genomic region of Streptomyces collinus Tu 365:
- a CDS encoding glycoside hydrolase family 26 protein: MGPARMAISRRRNRLTVAALLMAVVTLLVDACGGGGSGGGTEPATAAGAAAHFDVSSLRKPSGRALGVVDDKTPWQYGIVDSFTKDAGRAPGIREYYSSWSDDFDTEGNAFLWQHGQLPMMALVPSDVALADIAKGEEDAYIRRLAGQIADYDGPLALSFAGEMNGPWNSWGPEHTKPADFVAAWKHVHEVFAAQHVTNVLWVWTPHVVDSGTPATLRPYYPGDAYVDWVGLIGYYGPIDGAAFSSLFTPSLHQIAAFSHKPVLIAETGVAESGQKQAHIRDLFRGAAKAGVIGLVWYDQRKNWPGSKQLMDWRISTSMGALAAFKVESGRYGFGHSFKTG; encoded by the coding sequence ATGGGACCCGCACGTATGGCCATATCCCGCCGCCGCAACCGCCTGACGGTCGCCGCGCTCCTCATGGCCGTCGTGACACTCCTGGTGGACGCCTGCGGCGGCGGGGGAAGCGGCGGCGGCACCGAACCGGCCACGGCCGCCGGCGCGGCCGCGCACTTCGACGTCTCGTCCCTGCGCAAGCCGTCCGGCCGCGCGCTGGGCGTCGTCGACGACAAGACGCCCTGGCAGTACGGCATCGTCGACTCCTTCACCAAGGACGCCGGGCGGGCCCCCGGCATCCGCGAGTACTACAGCTCCTGGAGCGACGACTTCGACACGGAGGGCAACGCCTTCCTGTGGCAGCACGGCCAGTTGCCCATGATGGCGCTGGTGCCCTCCGACGTCGCGCTCGCCGACATCGCCAAGGGCGAGGAGGACGCGTACATCCGCCGGCTGGCGGGACAGATCGCCGACTACGACGGCCCGCTGGCCCTCTCCTTCGCCGGCGAGATGAACGGTCCGTGGAACTCCTGGGGCCCCGAGCACACCAAGCCCGCCGACTTCGTCGCGGCGTGGAAGCATGTGCACGAGGTCTTCGCCGCCCAGCACGTCACGAACGTGCTCTGGGTGTGGACCCCGCACGTGGTCGACTCGGGCACCCCCGCCACGCTGCGCCCGTACTACCCGGGCGACGCCTACGTCGACTGGGTCGGCCTCATCGGCTACTACGGGCCGATCGACGGCGCCGCCTTCTCCAGTCTGTTCACGCCCTCCCTGCACCAGATCGCGGCCTTCTCCCACAAGCCGGTGCTGATCGCGGAGACCGGGGTGGCGGAGAGCGGCCAGAAGCAGGCCCACATCCGGGACCTGTTCCGGGGCGCCGCGAAGGCCGGGGTCATCGGGCTCGTCTGGTACGACCAGCGCAAGAACTGGCCGGGCAGCAAGCAGTTGATGGACTGGCGGATCAGCACCTCGATGGGGGCGCTCGCCGCGTTCAAGGTGGAGTCGGGCCGGTACGGCTTCGGCCACTCGTTCAAGACCGGCTGA